The sequence TTAACGGGTACTCCCAATTCGGTCATGGCAATGATTGGGATCTTGATTTTAATGGGTATCGTGGTGAACAACGGTATAGTACTGGTTGATCAAATCAACCAAATGACGCCAGATCTCGATAAACTTTCCGACACAATACGCGAGGTTTGCATCACGCGTTTACGCCCAGTGTTAATGACGGTTGGTACAACGGTACTGGGTTTACTGCCACTGGCGTTGGGCGAAACCCAAATCGGCGGTGGTGGCCCGCCATACTACCCCATGGCAATTGCTATTATCGGTGGTTTATCGTTCTCGACCGTGACTAGCTTGTACTTAGTCCCTTTGTGCTATCAAGCCTTTTATCGAATGCGTCACCACGCCGCAATTCGTTTAGGTGAGTCTAACAGACTGGCTCAAAAGCTATTGCCATGGACGGTTTAATCTAATCAAAAACTGTGAAAAGGCTGCATGACAGCCTTTTTTATTTCACTATTTTCTTTCTATTTATCAATAAATTGAATTTACAACACCACAAAGCTAATCATATACAATTGTTCAAGTCCGGGATAAATCTCGGCTATCACACTGCGAAGCTGTGGCAGCGTCATATTCTCTTGCTCGGCATGAACGTCGGTGAGCTCAGTTAACTTCACTGGCATGACATCAATAATCTGGATATCACAGAACCAACGATCAGTTTCGAAGGTTGAAACAGGCAAAATTTGCCCCGCAACTACATGGGATTCTGTTTCATCGCGCAGGGTTATCGTTTTAGCACCACTTAAAATATCTTGCTCAAAACGTTCAAAAAAAGTGATTTTACTAAGTAACACAACTTATCCTCAGCTCAGTATATAAGTCATTAAAATGGTATTAGTGTCAAAAATGCGGAGCAACATAATGGCTTTTGATCCGTACTGACAGCATGTCTAGCAAAATATCCATTATCTGTTCCCCCACGCGGTCTCCTATTTGAGTCACATTTATATGCTAAGAATCTCTCGAAATTGTGCCACAAAAAGTTGTGCTTCTTTTCGACAAAATACAGCAAAATATAGTCAGTTCGCTTGGATTGAGTTAGAATCCGCCCTCAATTGAGCCCTTGGCCTCATGTTCCTGCGTATAGCGGGTACGCAACGAAATTAGAGACGTCATGAACAAGAAACAAAAGATCATCAAGAAAATAGCAAAACGTGCCAAGGCTAGACTGAATAAAGTCGACCCAGTGACTATCGGCTCACCTGCCAAATCAGGTTACATCTCTAAAGCTGAACGTGCACGACTCGAGGCGCTTGATGTATCCGCTAGTAGCCAAGTTGCAGAAGCTGACTGCGACTCTAACGCAAAATAATCACTCAAGATCACAAATAAAACGCCACATTGATTGTGGCGTTTTATTTTAGGGATAGTTTTCCAGATGATAACGAAACGATTCGTCAAAGGTATCACTCACCCACTTTAGATTTGGTTCGGTTATCCTTGGTCCCTTCTGCTTTATCCGGTTTGTTAACATCGTCACTCGTTAATATGGACTGGCATTCCTGTTCTTCAGTCATTTGTCCCATTTGTACATGGGAAGAAGACAAAGGGTTTGTGGCACTCGGTAAGTTCTCAGCGACACAATTGGCAATCTCGTCCTCATCAGTGAGTAATACTTGTTCAGAGTTTAGGGGCGTACTAATCGCCTCGGCGTTTACAGGTAAAACGCCAGCCTTAGCTTGGGCTGCCACTTTATCGACTAAACGATAGGCCACCAGCACACCTAAAATCCCAAATAAAATAGAACCGATAACTTGGCCAATCAGCACGCCATACACTCCGCCCCAAAGCGCACCAAAATAAACAAAGGGAATTGTGCCTAAAGTCGCCTTACCTACATTGAATAGCGTTGAGTATTTTGCTTTACCAAGATTATTAAATGAGGCATTTGCCACAAATAAAATTCCCGAGAAGGTGAAAAAGACAGCAATATAACTACAGAAAAACTCGATTAACTCTGCACTATCCCCCTTCATATCGAAAATACTAACGACCTGGGATTTCAACAGAAATAGTAACAAAGACATGGTGAGCACATACAGAGTACAAAACTGAATGGCCTTCGTCAGACTCTCACGCACTCGCTCAAATTGTCCTGCGCCAAAATTTTGCCCAACAATGGGGCCTATTGCCCCAGATAAGGCAAAAATCATCCCAAATGCAACAGGAACAAGTCGGCCTAATACGGCCCAACCAGCCACATAGGCATCGCCAAAATCGGCAATGGCTCGGGTTACAAAAGCATTACCAATGGGAGTGGCAATATTAGTCAGCATCGCAGGACCTGCAATGGCAAATATTGGCTTAAGATCGGCCATAAAATAGGATAAATCAAATTGACCTAAGAGCTGATGTTTTACCACCACGCCTCTACCCGCAATAATAAATACTGCTATACGTGCCAATACTGATGCCAGGGCGGCCCCTTCAATCCCCATAGCAAACAGGAAGATAAAAATCGGATCGAGCACCGCATTCACGCCACCGCCCGCTAAGGTCGACATCATTGACAACTTAGCATCCCCAACGGCCCGTAGCGCGCCACCAAGCGCCATTGCAAGACATATAAAAGGCAATGAAGGAACAAGGATATACAAATAACTTTCGGCGAGCTCTGCCGTATGGCCATTCGCACCAACAAGGGCTACTAACTCAGGAATAAATATCGTTACGACCACACTAACCAACACACTTATGAGGATCGTGACCACTGCACTATTCAGTAATAATCGCTTTGCCAGTAACACATCCTTAGCACCGATGGAGCGTGAAACTAACGCACCGAGGGCAATGGATAAACCTATCCCAATGGATGTGGTAAAAAACGAAATACTGCCCGCATAACCGACCGCAGCAGCAAGCTCATGTTCACCAAGCAAACTTAGGAAAAAGATATCGATTAAATCAACCACAAATAGGGCTGAAATCCCCACCGCAGCAGTCGAACTCATGACTAAAATATGCCTAAGAATCGGGCCTTCAACGAACTTTGCCTGTGTCATAGCTGAGGTGCACCTGCAGAATAAAAATATTTAGCGACCATATTAAGTTGCGTTCTTTGCCGTTGAAGAATCAAGCAAATCAAGCTCACAACCACAACGGCTACAATACATTGCATCAAGATCATGGCCTGACTTATGGCACTGGTTACAGGAGCGTAAATCTCGATGGCGCCCAACCTCTTGGGATATTTCAGCCGTCAAAATCCCCGTAGGAATAGCAATAATCGAATATCCCAATAGCATAGTAAACGCCGCTATCGCTTGGCCCAATCCTGTTTTGGGCGTGATATCGCCATAACCTACCGTTGTAAGTGTCACTATGGTCCAATACACAGATTTAGGGATAGAGCTAAAGCCATTTTCGGGTCCTTCGACTACATACATCACTGCGCCAAGCACCATAATGATCAAGCTAACCGAAAAGAAAAATAAAAACACTTTACGACTAGACTGTATCATCGCCCTTAGCAGTACATTCCCTTCGCTTAAATAACGCAATAGCTTAAGTACACGAAAAATTCTAAAGAGACGCAATACTCTGATCACGAGAGTCAAGTTTGCACCTGGGATAAAGAGCGATAAATAAGTTGGGAGTATGGAGAGTAAATCCACAAGGCCATAAAAACTACGTGCATATAACACTGGATGAGTTGCGCAGTACAACCTTAGCCCATACTCAATAGTGAAAATAATAGTAAAGCCCCATTCCAAGAATAGAATGAGATCTCCATAATCCCGATGAACAGTTTCAACCGTATCAAGGAATACCAACCCGACACTCAACGCAATACAAATCATCAAAGCAATATCAAAGTAACGTCCTGCAGGCGTATCAGTTCCAAAAATAATCGTCCGTAATTGGCGTTTTAATGGGGTTTCGCTGTCGATTTTTTCAGGTAATGATTCAGACATAGGGGCAAAAACTTCCTTGAAATATCAGATGTAACACACTAATAACTCTCTCCAGATAGTCAGAGTCTGACACGCAATCACACACAGCTCAAAATTATCTACTCACAGCACAAGAAATTTGCGGTATGATGCGCGAAAAAGACCAACATTTGAGTCACTTTTTCGAGGAAGATATGCGTATTAACCTACTTTCGACACTGACATCCATGACTGTGGCAATTGCAGTCCTTGTTTCTCCCCATGTGTATGCCTCATCGAGCATAGGTAAAGTTGATCTTGTCGTTATCACTAAATCTGAGTCCAATATGGCCTTACTACGTGATGGCAAAGTACTAAAACAGTATCGGATTGCGATGGGAGATTTACCTGCTGGACATAAACTTAAAGAAGGTGATCAACGTACACCACAAGGACGCTATATTCTTGACTACAAAAAACCTGACAGTGCCTACTACAAATCAATTCACATTTCCTACCCCAATGAAGAAGATAAGCTAAGAGCTAAAGCCCTAGGTATCAAACCGGGTGGAATGATCATGATCCATGGTCAGGATCCCAAATCACCATTATCGCCAGCACAAGCACAACAGTTCAATTGGACTAACGGCTGTATCGCCCTCACCAATGCTGAAATGGATGAACTATGGAAAGCCGTTGATGAAGGCACGCCGATTGAGATTTGGCCTTAAATTTGATCATATAGAATATACGAGTTTCAGAGCGCCGAAAGTGCGTTTCCATGCCGTTAACATCAGTCCGCTGAATTCTGCATCTTCAGGTGGTTTGGGGATATATAGCTAACGCCCAATACAATGGGCGTTTTTATTTGCTCGTCATATAGCGTTGCCACAGGAGCCCTAATGTCACACTCAAAGGGAACTCAACTTGACTCCCAATACTGCAACTCGCATCGCCAGCCTCCGTTATGATGATCTCATAAAAAGCTGGCCTGCATTTGAAGCCAAAATTTTACATTTACTCGCCACATTAGGTTTAGCAGACAAAAATCTTGAATGTGATCATGTGGCACTCAGGGTTAATTCCATTGCAAGTGCCGATGCCCTTCGCCATGACTTTAGTCAACTGGGTACTGTTATCTCTGATAATCAAATCAACGGTCGGCCTATATTGATCATCGAATTGAATTCACCACTCACCCTAGGTACGTTTTCTATTCCCTGTGTTGAACTGCCCTATCCTAGCGATAAGCACTATCCACAGGAAGGTTGGGAACATATTGAGCTCGTTATTCCCTCAAACGCACAGGACTGTGAAACCTTGAGCCAAGATCTTCAAGCAATCAGCCCTATTCTCAGCTCGCTATTATCAGGGGAAATTGAGACGTCAAAGGGGGCAATTAAGCTGAAAATGAGTTCACCTAAGGGCGATAGGGAACGCTTAGCCAATCCGACCATCGCCTTTAAGCAAGGAGATATTTGCATCAAGCTACATCCACATGGGATAAAAACCGTTATTGCTAGCGAGCAAAATGAATATGCTCAAGCGAGTGCGCTGACCATAAAGTAGGAAACGGTGCATCTATTTATCAAACTGCGCACTATCGAGATTCAATCGTCTATTCATTGAAGCACAGGAAACAGAATATGAAGTCCCATAAAAACGATGTGCAATTGCTAAAGTTTGCCCTAGAAATTGGTATCGGTTATGCCAAAAAACGCGGATTTGATGATTTTGAACGGGGGGTCTCTCCCAAGGACAAAGTGGAATGCATCTATCGACTCCTCGTTACCGATAATCTTATTCAACCCTTAGCAAAAGACAAAGAGGATGGACCCAATATGAAACATAAATTGATTTTGTGGATCACCCGTCAGTTACCTGCAGATCATCCACTGTTAAAATAATTCTTTTACACTCATCCGTTGAAACGAGATCTGAAAATCCAATTGACTAAAAATTAACAGTCAATTGGATAAAAGTGGTGCAGTACTGCACCATTTAAGTATCGAATTTAATCCTTTTTAGCCGATTTCTTTGCTTTCTCATTTGCTAACACTGTTGCCATAGGCGGGACTATCGTGGTGGGATCGAGGCGCATTTGATACCAATTCAAACGCCAATCTAAATGTGGACCATTTGCGCGTCCCGTGGCCCCGACTTCGGCCACAGCTTGACCTTGTTTTACGGTTTCACCCGCTTGGACATAGAGCTTACTCAAATGCAGAAAACTCGAGCTCACACCATAACCATGGTCGATCACCATAGTCCCACCGGAATAAAACATATCGGGAACAGATAGGCTTACCACACCATCAGCAGGAGCCACAACAACAGTACCGGTTTTTGCTGCCACATCGACACCAAAGTGAGGGTTACCGGGTACATCGTTATAAATTCGTTGGCTACCATAAACGCCTGAAATGCGCCCTGTCAGCGGCCAAATAAACTCCTGCAAAAAAGCAGTCTGTTCACTAAATGTCGCTCGCGCCGCTTTTACCTGTGCTGTATCCTTAGCTGCTCTTTCCTGCGCAGCAGGATCAGGTTTCATAATTTTATGACTAATACCTTTAACACTTTGGATATCATATTCCCGCTGAGCAATAGTCAAAGGCTTAACCTCGGTTAAACCATCGGGATAGACTAATGTTAACTGTTGATTAAGTTCTGCATCACGCTCAAAACCGAAGGCAAAGTGACCGTTCGGAGTCACTCTTAACGCTTCGCCATTTAAACTGACTTGAGTGCCTGCGGGCACTTGTCCTCGAATAAGCGCGCCCTGTTCAAATTTGCCCTCAAAACTCACCTGAGCATTCGCATTTGTCATCATAACGAGCATGCTTAATGCTGAAAAAATAATGCCATTTACGACCTTTGGTATGCTTTGCAGGTAAATCAATCGCTGAAAAGCAACACAAGACTGACCTAGACTGCGTGGTTTCAGGTAATGAAACATCTTCACAAAAATCCTTATTAGGTTGATTAAATACGACAGCAAACCCTAGTGTTTAAACTAGGTGGATACACCTTTAGTCACTATGGCCCCCTTACCAACGCCCTCATAGGCCACCACAGTAAACTGGCTAGTGGGCACTTTAGCCGCCAATGTGGTTGCCATATAATCGGCTAACAATTCAACCGTAGTGTCATGGGGGATCAGATCACAACATTCTTTTGGCATTGCTAACTGAAAATCGCCTTGAGGAGCCTGATAGTGAAATCCATAGTGGCTACGATTAGAAATACGGGTTTGTGGTGATAGGTTTAAGGTGTTGACGGAAACTACATCTTCTTCACTACCCAAGTAAATATCATGCCAACGCTTAGCCCAATATTCATCCCACTTAGGTGCAGGAACGCCATTTTCGAAGACATTCACAGGACTACGATGCCCATGGGCAATACGTTGGCAATTACCGTCATGTTTACGTAAACCATGGCTGTAATGATAGTAGGGCGAATTGAGTACCTCGTGCCTTAGGGTCAACGTAATAGCTTCAACATTGGCAGGTAAACTTTCCCGTAGGGCTTTTTGTAAAAAGGTATTCACACTTTGAATATCAATTTGTTCTGTTGGCACTAAGGCAAACGCCTGTGACGGGCAAGCTAAATGGATTTCACCCAATGCGCTATCAAAATCCATCCATACTCTATCGCCCTGCTGCTGCCATCGCACATGGCTGCACGCAGTGGGCACAAGTAAACGATGATCGGCCACCGCATCTATCGTTTGCTTAATCGTACGTTTTACCTTCGCAAAATCGAGCACCATATTTTGCTCGTCGAGACCACCTTCAAGCAGTACATCAACAATCCAACTTTCCCCCACCATGCCACGCTTAGGGCAAAGGTAGGAAAAATCGATCACAGTTAATTCTTTTACAAACAGTTGCATTTTCTCTCCTCGGCGGAAAAACAGTCCACCTTTGTATCCGGTAGCACCACTTAGCAATGGCCAAACATGCTAGATTGAATGGCGTTAAATCCATCCACGAAATGGGATTCTAATCAATTCTGCCCTCAGTCGCGACAAATGAATCGGTACTACAGGTCATTTTGAGCAAACAAGCTAAAATGAAGTGATGGTATTGATTATAAAAATAGCGGTTATCTGTTGAATCACAGCTAGCGTGGCAAAATGACAGCACATGGCTGGAGATATTCATCGCTCACAGAAATACAACATCTAATTTGTCGATTAGCAACTAAAACCCTAACCGGCGCGACATAAACCCTATCTAATAAATGAAGCAAAAACAGCGTATTAGATCACAAAAACTTAATCCGTAACAGCGATAGACCCAATCGAAACAAGGCGTTATCACTCTGTAAAATTAAGCGTTAGTATCCCCCCCGTAAACCATACAAAAACCAAGGTTATATAGGGAGAAACAAGATGACTAAACTCACATCTATCGCTATTTTCATCGCAGGTATGTTTGCCTGCACCCATGCCATCGGTGCAGAGCCCATTGAGGTGATCACCGCGGCTAAGATCACTGAGCCAGAAAAAGTCGAATTAGGTAAAATGCTATTCTTCGAACCACGATTATCAAAGTCTGGGTTTATCTCTTGTAACTCATGTCATAATTTATCGACTGGCGGGGTTGATGCACTACCAACGTCAATCGGGCACCACTGGCAAGAAGGTCCTATTAATTCGCCCACAGTGCTTAATGCTGATTTTATGCTGGCTCAATTTTGGGACGGCCGCGCAAGTGATTTAAAAGAGCAAGCTGCGGGCCCGATTGCCAACCCAAAAGAAATGGGCTTTACCCATGAACTTGCAACTGAAACGATTGCCTCTATGCCTGCTTATCGAGCGCGTTTCGCTAAAGTCTATGGCGATGAAACCGTCAGCATTGACCGTTTAACCGATGCTATTGCCGCCTTTGAAAAAACCTTAGTAACTCCCAACAGTCCCTTCGATCAATACCTCTTGGGTAAGCAAGATGCGATTAGCGCAGATGCCAAAGCGGGTTATCAACTGTTTAAAGATAAGGGTTGTGTCAGTTGCCATAATGGTCCTGCAGTCGGTGGAACCATGTTTATGAAGATGGGACTTATCAAGCCGTTCCACACAAACAATCCTGCTGAAGGTCGTAAGGGCGTTACTGGCAAAGAGGGGGATAAATTTGTATTTAAAGTACCTACATTACGTAATATTGAACTCACCTATCCCTACTTCCATGATGGTAGCGTATGGACCTTGGAAGAAGCGGTGAATACCATGGCCGATATCCAGCTAGGACAAAAATTATCAGATAAAGAAGTGAAAGAGATGGTCGCCTTCCTTGACTCTTTAACGGGTGATCAACCACAGATTACTTTACCTATACTACCCCCATCGAATAAAGATACGCCGCGTCCAGTTCCTTTTGGACAAAGTGCGCAATAAATTGGTTAAAAAAATCGTTTAATCAAAAAAGCAAATAGGCCGAGAATAATGATTCTCGGCCTATTTTTAAAACAAGATATTAATCTAGGCTATTCGCCTTTTAAACGACGGTCGAGTTGATCCTTTAAGTTTGCTGGCACGCCTTTGATTAAAATCGTGTCTGAAATTGGATCGTAGATGACTCGCTGACCTAAATGCCCCCCATCAAAACTTAAGGTCACGCCACCGCCAGTGCCTGAAAATTTCTTCAATTGGCGCAGAGTCGATTTATCGGCTGGAAACTCTTCGTCGAGATCATAACTGCCACCACGGGCGAAATCGTAGAAGGAGTCCATACCTTGATCGGCTAACTCATCGGCCAAATCTTTGATTTCGATATCTGCACCTTCGTCAAAACGCTCACTGCAATATTCAAACACTTTATTACGGCACTGCTGACGCTCATCTTTAGTGAGATCGCTACTAGCAACAAAATCTTCCACCGCATTCATCAGTGTCTTGTTTTGTGCTTTAGTATTTACCCCTTCGACACAGCCCATAAAATCGAGGAAGAAGTCGGCAACTTTACGCCCAGCGCGGCCGCGGATAAAGGAAATATACTTACGAGAATCTTTATCCGCCTGCCATTCGGTCAAATCAATACGGGCAGCAAGCTGAATATTGTTTAAATCTAAGTGGTTGTTTTGTGAAAGCTCCATATCATCCAATACTGTCATGGAAGATTTTGCGCTCAAGAGTGCCACAAACAGATAATCGCTGGTGATGCTGGTGTAGCAAGACATCAGTAGGAATCCACCTTGACTGAAATCATATTTCGCCAATTCTTCCTGCAACAATTTACTGGCTTGACCTGAAAACTCCACAAAACCTAACTCGCCAGCACGGTACTGTGTTAATGCATTGGCAAAGGCAGGATTGGCTTCGCCATCATCACCGTGAATGCCAAAATAGCCAAATCCCTTCCCCGCTTTACTGGTATAGGTTTGGTGCAATTCGTCCAGCATCACCTCGACCGCTTGTCCGTTCAGCAGGGGTTGAGGACGTAAACGGCAACGCAACTGCCCCTGACTGTCCTGGGAAATCTCGTGAATAATTGCTTGTTCGATGTTAATACTCATAAGCCCTGATAGTGATACTGGGATAAATCCGCTATTATATGCCGCTAATCCATTCCAAAGTGAAACATTTTTTGATTATGGCAATCCAATCCAAATACTCAAACACACAAGTTGAATCATTAATCGCCGAAATATTGGCTGTGTTAGAAAAACATAAAGCCCCTACTGATCTAAGCCTGATGGCGCTCGGCAATTGCGTCACCTATTTGTTAGAGCGTAAAGTACCTAGCGAATCACGCCAAGCGGTAGCTGAGCAATTTGCGAAAGCACTCGCACAATCGGTCAAATCCAATTAAGTTAGTTGGGTTATAATCGCCAAAAAATAAGATACAACGTCTTTTAGGAATAAGCGGATCACTATGGTCGAGCGTAAAAAGCAAATGAGCCGCGATCGCGTTTCACGGCTCATCAACTGGGGACATTGGTTTGCCTTCTTCAATGGCTTATTAGCTATGATTATAGGTACCCGATATCTGAGTAGCGTCGGTTATCCAGAAACTTGGTATGGCTGGATTTATCTCACTGTAAGCACAATTGGCCAGTTCAGTTTTCTTGCTTTTATTGCTTACTTGATCTGCCTATTCCCACTGACCTTAATATTACCTTATTCAAAGATATTGAGAGGCTTAGCGGCAATAATCGCGACATTAAGCCTGTGTATCTTATTATATGACACCATTGTTTATGCCGATTATGGTATACATTTAAGCCCATTTGCCTTTGATTTAGCATGGGCAGATCTCAATGCACTACTCCATGGCACATCTTACATTGTCACCCCACTGGCCATTATCACCATCGAGCTCACCCTTGCCAATTTTTTGTGGAAACGCATAGATAAGCTCCAAAAACTGAATTTAGGCAATAAGGTTATTGGCTTTGTAGGCATCTGTTTTATTAGTAGCCACTTAATCCACATTTGGGCCGATGCTGCCGATATCACCGAAATAACCCGTTTCGATGAAGCTTATCCTTTGTCTTATCCCGCAACCGCTCGCTCCTTTATGGAAAGTCATGGCATCGATGGTTCATCCCAGAACAATGACGGAGTACGAGTGCTCAGCTATCCAACACAGCCCTTGCTATGTCAAGCTGACACACAAACCAACGTATTGATGGTCGCCATCGACAGCTTACGTGCTGACATGGTTGACCCTAAGACTATGCCATTTTTATATCAGTACATGGAAAAGAACCAGTCGTTTACAGAACACTACAGTGGCGGAAATCAGTTTAGAACGGGCATGTTCTCGCTCCTTTATGGCATTCAGGGCAGCTATGGTGATGCCAGAGTTTTTAATAGTACGAGCCCGATAATCACTAGAAGCTTCCAACAGGCGGGTTATCAGTTAGGTCTTTTTATCCCTGAAACTAACTTAAATCTACGCTCAGCCCAAGCTATGTTTAATGATTTTAATACTGTGATAGCCAAAGAAGCGAATGGCAGTGCTGATGCTGACTTACATACCGTCGCCAGTTTCAAAGAATGGCACGGCATACAAAATAAACCTTGGTTTGCCTTAGTCAATCTAAAAGCCCCTGAGAATTTTGATACCCCCGTAGGCTTTTTAGGTGTTGAAACGATAAAGGCCAATCCCAACTTAACACCGGCGCAAAAAATACTCTTTAATCAATATCGTCAATCACTGTATTTTATTGATAAACAGCTACAAGCCATCCTAACCGATGTGAAAAATGATACTTTAGTGATTATTACAGGTGTAAACGGCAAGATGTTTACCAGTAATAGTGATGAGGCCATGCGCAATTTATCACCAGAAAGTATCAAAGTGCCCTTAGTGATCCACTGGCCTAATGCAAGTGAAGCTAAGGTTAAATATCGCACAAGCCACTATGGTCTCGTGCCGACCCTAATGACCCATGTGTTAGGCTGTACGAATAACACGACCGACTATAGTGCAGGACGTAGTCTATTAGAACCTAGCAAAGAGACTTGGATTTATATTGGTGATAGCCGCATTTTTGCGATTTACCAACAGTCAGAAATCACAGTGATTGACAGACATGGTAAATACCGGATATATGATGAAAATTTTCAGCATCGACTGCGTAAAAAAATCAGCGCACCCGAGTTAATTGAAGTTATGCGAGAAGGTAGACGTCTCTATAATCATTAATTAAACAATAAATAAAAAGCCCTAATCCAGCAATGGCTTAGGGCTTTTTAGTGATAAAGCATCAAGATTGAAATAACCAGTCGCTCAGCCAACCTTAACCGTTGAATAGCGCTCCAACCAATGGGCATAGGAGGATGGTAGCACCCAAGATGGACGGTCTATCTTTAATATTTGTGCCGCTTGATAAGGCCAATGCGGATTAGCTAAAAACGCCTTGCCTATCATCACTAAATCCATTTGTTCATTTTCAATTGCCGTATTGGCTTGATGTGGATCATCCATCCCCCAGGAAGTCGCAACAGGGAATCCCACCTCCTTACGCACCTGAGCTGCAATAGGCGCTAACAATGCAGGACGCCATGGAATATTGGCTGTTGGGGTCGAAAAACAAATGCTCACATTTAGCATATCCAAACCTATCTGCTTGAACTGTTTAACCAATTCAATTGATTCTGATAAGGTTTGCTCATCTTTGTCATCAAATTCAATCACTCCGAAACGTGCCGTTAAGGGCAGATGTTGTGGCC is a genomic window of Shewanella putrefaciens containing:
- a CDS encoding YejL family protein, translating into MAIQSKYSNTQVESLIAEILAVLEKHKAPTDLSLMALGNCVTYLLERKVPSESRQAVAEQFAKALAQSVKSN
- a CDS encoding DUF3413 domain-containing protein; its protein translation is MVERKKQMSRDRVSRLINWGHWFAFFNGLLAMIIGTRYLSSVGYPETWYGWIYLTVSTIGQFSFLAFIAYLICLFPLTLILPYSKILRGLAAIIATLSLCILLYDTIVYADYGIHLSPFAFDLAWADLNALLHGTSYIVTPLAIITIELTLANFLWKRIDKLQKLNLGNKVIGFVGICFISSHLIHIWADAADITEITRFDEAYPLSYPATARSFMESHGIDGSSQNNDGVRVLSYPTQPLLCQADTQTNVLMVAIDSLRADMVDPKTMPFLYQYMEKNQSFTEHYSGGNQFRTGMFSLLYGIQGSYGDARVFNSTSPIITRSFQQAGYQLGLFIPETNLNLRSAQAMFNDFNTVIAKEANGSADADLHTVASFKEWHGIQNKPWFALVNLKAPENFDTPVGFLGVETIKANPNLTPAQKILFNQYRQSLYFIDKQLQAILTDVKNDTLVIITGVNGKMFTSNSDEAMRNLSPESIKVPLVIHWPNASEAKVKYRTSHYGLVPTLMTHVLGCTNNTTDYSAGRSLLEPSKETWIYIGDSRIFAIYQQSEITVIDRHGKYRIYDENFQHRLRKKISAPELIEVMREGRRLYNH
- the yejK gene encoding nucleoid-associated protein YejK, with product MSINIEQAIIHEISQDSQGQLRCRLRPQPLLNGQAVEVMLDELHQTYTSKAGKGFGYFGIHGDDGEANPAFANALTQYRAGELGFVEFSGQASKLLQEELAKYDFSQGGFLLMSCYTSITSDYLFVALLSAKSSMTVLDDMELSQNNHLDLNNIQLAARIDLTEWQADKDSRKYISFIRGRAGRKVADFFLDFMGCVEGVNTKAQNKTLMNAVEDFVASSDLTKDERQQCRNKVFEYCSERFDEGADIEIKDLADELADQGMDSFYDFARGGSYDLDEEFPADKSTLRQLKKFSGTGGGVTLSFDGGHLGQRVIYDPISDTILIKGVPANLKDQLDRRLKGE